A genome region from Arachis duranensis cultivar V14167 chromosome 6, aradu.V14167.gnm2.J7QH, whole genome shotgun sequence includes the following:
- the LOC107492895 gene encoding LOW QUALITY PROTEIN: 50S ribosomal protein L22, chloroplastic-like (The sequence of the model RefSeq protein was modified relative to this genomic sequence to represent the inferred CDS: deleted 2 bases in 1 codon), translated as MALSFSQSVVKVNHHLPLPLRRNPPCSTSFPFQSNPKFPSLTLGIRCSSASAFNDKTVISLKPRTPNDVTLTQNVNAFACRATTSQFGVQESDKSYVEAYAIGRNIRMSADKARRVIDQIRGRSYEETLTILELMPYRACEAIIKIXXXXXXXXXSNNLGLSKGSLVISKAEVNEGKTMKRVRPVARGRAYQIRKRTCHIAITVRGLPSKSVVEATPA; from the exons ATGGCTCTTTCGTTCTCTCAGTCGGTGGTTAAGGTTAACCACCATCTCCCTCTCCCCCTCCGTCGAAACCCACCCTGCTCTACTTCGTTCCCCTTCCAATCCAACCCCAAATTTCCATCCCTAACCCTTGGAATCCGATGCTCCTCCGCTTCAGCTTTCAACGACAAAACCGTCATTTCCCTCAAACCCAGAACTCCAAACGACGTTACTCTCACCCAAAACGTCAACGCTTTTGCCTGTCGCGCTACAACTTCCCAGTTTGGAG TGCAAGAGAGTGACAAGTCATATGTAGAAGCCTATGCCATTGGCCGGAATATTCGTATGTCTGCTGACAAAGCGCGAAGAGTGATTGATCAGATTCGTGGACGATCATATGAGGAAACACTTACTATATTAGAACTCATGCCATATCGAGCCTGTGAAGCCATTATCAAGATAGNN NNNNNNNNNNNNNNNNNNNNNNNTAGCAACAACTTGGGTTTAAGCAAAGGAAGTTTGGTTATTAGTAAAGCAGAGGTTAATGAAGGAAAGACAATGAAAAGGGTCAGGCCCGTGGCTCGGGGTCGGGCTTATCAAATTAGAAAGCGCACTTGTCATATAGCAATCACTGTAAGAGGTTTACCTAGTAAGTCTGTCGTGGAAGCAACTCCTGCATAA
- the LOC107492891 gene encoding DNA polymerase delta small subunit, with protein sequence MGMDSEKNSLCRLQCSYASLDEAFEIGKETYRGQQYSQIYFARLHLMRTLLYSLVSQWKPQTPVCTVLGLEQGKECVIVGTLYKHMKLKPCILDEYSKERSAVPLVRPHNFMHDDDYLVLEDESGRVKLGGDLISPSVFVTGIVVALHGKETGAGDFSVLEVLEAGLPPQIEFPLKSREDKYIVLVSGLNVGSSDSNPLQLQLFIDHITGHLGDEKEQSIASQIVHVVIAGNSIGIPRGLVNGQNLASKDLSRIAEPIKELDILLNQIAAGLPLDIMPGPNDPANFSLPQQPLHRCLFPGSAAYNTFRSCTNPHSFEIDNIRFLGTSGQNVDDLEKYSDAKDKLEFMERTLRWRHLAPTAPNTLGCYPYTDSDPFFIESCPHVYFVGNQDKYESRVIKGSEGQFVRLISVPKFSESGVAVVVNLRDLECHALSFGTQFSS encoded by the exons ATGGGAATGGACTCTGAGAAGAACAGCCTCTGCAGATTGCAATGCTCCTATGCCTCCTTG GATGAAGCGTTCGAAATTGGGAAGGAGACTTACAGGGGGCAGCAATACAGCCAGATATACTTCGCTCGGCTTCACTTGATGCGCACTCTCTTGTATTCCCTCGTCTCCCAATGGAAACCCCAAACCCCTG TGTGCACTGTGTTGGGATTGGAACAGGGAAAAGAGTGTGTCATTGTTGGAACCCTCTATAAACACATGAAGCTCAAACCTTGCATACTTGATGAGTATTCTAAGGAG AGATCTGCGGTTCCACTTGTTAGGCCTCATAACTTCATGCACGACGATGATTATCTAGTGTTGGAGGATGAAAGCGGGAGAGTTAAGCTTGGCGGGGATCTCATATCGCCTTCTGTGTTTGTAACAG GAATTGTGGTTGCCTTACATGGAAAGGAAACGGGGGCAGGTGATTTTTCGGTTTTGGAAGTCCTAGAAGCTGGCCTACCACCACAGATAGAATTCCCTCTTAAATCAA GGGAAGACAAATACATTGTTCTTGTGTCTGGATTAAATGTGGGGAGCAGTGATTCTAATCCTCTTCAGCTTCAGCTTTTCATTGATCATATTACAGGGCATTTAGGAGATGAAAAG GAGCAAAGTATTGCATCTCAAATTGTTCATGTTGTCATTGCTGGAAATTCTATTGGCATACCACGTGGACTTGTTAATGGACAG AATTTGGCTTCAAAGGACCTCTCAAGGATTGCTGAACCAATAAAGGAACTGGATATTTTATTGAATCAg ATTGCAGCTGGTTTGCCTTTGGATATCATGCCAGGACCCAACGACCCTGCTAATTTCTCATTACCACAGCAg CCATTGCATAGATGCCTTTTTCCTGGTTCGGCAGCTTATAACACCTTTAGATCTTGTACAAATCCTCATTCTTTTGAGATTGATAATATCAG GTTTCTTGGCACGTCAGGTCAGAATGTAGATGATCTTGAGAAGTATTCTGATGCAAAAGATAAACTTGAATTCATGGAAAGGACACTAAGGTGGAGGCATTTAGCACCTACAGCACCTAATACTCTAG GATGCTATCCTTATACTGATAGTGATCCCTTCTTCATTGAGAGCTGTCCTCATGTGTACTTTGTTGGCAATCAGGATAAATATGAATCTCGTGTCATAAAGG GATCTGAAGGGCAGTTTGTGAGACTCATAAGCGTCCCGAAATTCAGTGAATCTGGCGTTGCAGTTGTG GTAAATTTGAGGGATCTTGAATGCCATGCTCTCAGTTTTGGAACTCAATTCAGCTCATAA
- the LOC107492893 gene encoding omega-6 fatty acid desaturase, endoplasmic reticulum isozyme 2 gives MGAGGRTSVPPSNRTVEADYAKRVPHEKPPFSLSQVKKAIPPHCFQRSVIRSFSYVVYDLTIAFCLYYAATNYFHKLSSPLFYLAWLLYGAVQGCILTGVWVIAHECGHHAFSDYQWLDDTVGLVLHSGLLVPYFSWKYSHRRHHSNTGSLDRDEVFVPKKKSSIAWWSKYLNNPLGRVLTLTITLTLGWPLYLAFNVSGRPYDRFACHYDPYGPIYSNRERLQIYISDAGVLAVSYGLIRLVMAKGLAWVVAVYGVPLLVVNGFLVLITYLQHTHPALPHYDSSEWDWLRGALATVDRDYGILNKVFHNITDTHVAHHLFSTMPHYHAMEATNAIKPILGEYYRLCSE, from the coding sequence ATGGGAGCTGGCGGCCGAACCTCTGTTCCTCCTTCAAACAGGACGGTCGAGGCTGACTATGCGAAGCGAGTTCCGCATGAAAAACCTCCCTTCAGTCTCAGCCAAGTCAAGAAGGCCATCCCACCTCACTGTTTTCAGCGTTCTGTTATCCGCTCATTCTCCTATGTTGTCTATGATCTCACCATAGCCTTTTGCCTCTACTATGCTGCCACCAATTACTTCCACAAACTCTCTTCCCCTTTATTTTACTTGGCCTGGCTTCTCTATGGGGCTGTCCAAGGTTGCATCCTTACCGGTGTTTGGGTCATCGCGCACGAATGTGGCCACCATGCATTCAGTGATTATCAATGGCTTGATGATACAGTTGGCCTTGTTCTCCACTCTGGCCTCTTGGTCCCTTACTTTTCATGGAAATACAGCCACCGTCGCCACCACTCCAACACCGGTTCCCTTGATAGGGATGAAGTCTTTGTGCCAAAGAAGAAGTCTAGTATTGCATGGTGGTCTAAGTACCTTAATAACCCACTAGGAAGAGTCCTCACACTCACTATTACCCTCACCCTTGGTTGGCCACTTTACTTGGCTTTTAATGTCTCGGGAAGGCCTTACGATAGGTTTGCTTGCCACTATGACCCATATGGTCCAATCTACTCCAATCGCGAACGACTTCAAATATACATATCAGATGCTGGAGTGCTTGCAGTTTCCTATGGTCTTATCCGTCTTGTCATGGCAAAAGGCCTTGCCTGGGTTGTGGCTGTTTATGGTGTTCCATTGCTAGTGGTCAATGGATTCTTGGTGTTGATCACATATTTGCAGCACACTCACCCTGCATTGCCACATTACGATTCATCTGAGTGGGACTGGTTGAGGGGAGCATTGGCGACCGTGGACAGAGACTATGGAATCCTGAACAAGGTCTTCCATAACATCACTGACACACATGTGGCACATCACTTGTTCTCCACAATGCCGCATTACCATGCAATGGAGGCTACAAATGCAATAAAACCAATTTTGGGAGAGTATTATCGGTTGTGCTCAGAATAA
- the LOC110273410 gene encoding VQ motif-containing protein 17, with protein MESKLRKVDSNENEICIGDYSSSLAMHKDSKTISKTRNKNPKIRIIHMFPPQIIKTEAQNFRELVQRITGKPPTTTHQNCCNIQKKPPTISSSEVVFCGGGYLGGFSDLEQSFISELPMLPFDI; from the coding sequence ATGGAAAGCAAGCTTCGAAAGGTTGATAGTAATGAGAATGAGATATGCATAGGTGATTATTCTTCTTCCCTAGCTATGCATAAGGATTCCAAAACAATATCGAAAACAAGGAACAAGAACCCTAAGATACGCATAATTCACATGTTTCCTCCGCAGATAATCAAGACAGAAGCTCAGAACTTCCGGGAACTGGTGCAGAGGATAACCGGGAAACCACCAACAACCACTCATCAAAACTGTTGCAACATTCAGAAGAAGCCACCAACTATATCCTCATCAGAAGTAGTTTTTTGTGGCGGTGGTTACTTGGGAGGCTTCTCTGATTTGGAACAAAGCTTTATTTCTGAGCTTCCAATGCTTCCCTTTGATATATAG